The Devosia sp. MC521 genome segment CGCCGCCGGATTCAGCCAAAACCTTGGTGATCGCTGCGGTCAGCGAGGTCTTGCCGTGGTCAACGTGACCAATGGTGCCGATGTTGCAATGCGGCTTGGAGCGGGAAAATTTTTCCTTACCCATCGATTTTCTCCAAAATTGTCAGCGCAATCGCCGACTTAAAGTTGAGATTAGTTAGCTTGCGCTGGTTTTAGGCGTACTTGGCCTGGACTTCGTCGGCAACCGCCTGCGGAACCTGTTCGTAGTGATCGAACACCATGCTGTACTGTGCACGACCCTGGCTCATAGAGCGCAGCGAGTTCACATAGCCGAACATATTCGCGAGCGGAACAAACGCGTTCACGACCTGGACGACACCACGGCTTTCAGTGCCCTGGATCTGACCACGACGAGAATTCAAGTCGCCGATTACGTCACCCATGTAGTCGTCTGGCGTGACAACTTCAACCTTCATGATTGGTTCGAGAATCTTCGGACCAGCTTCACGAAGCGCTTCACGCAGACCTGCACGGCCGGCGATTTCGAAGGCGAGAACAGACGAGTCAACGTCGTGGTATGCGCCGTCGGTCAGAGTGACCTTAACGTCAACCACTGGGAAGCCGATCAGCGGACCTGCGCCCATGACCGATTCCATGCCCTTCTGAACGCCTGGGATGTATTCGCGAGGAATAGCACCACCGACGATCGAGTTCACGAACTCGAAGCCCTTGCCAACTTCACCGGGTTCAACAGTGAACTTGATACGAGCGAACTGACCCGAACCACCAGACTGCTTCTTGTGGCTGTAGTCCTTGTCCGACTTGCGCGTGATCGTTTCACGATACGCAACCTGCGGCTGACCGATGTTCGCTTCGACCTTGAATTCACGCTTCATACGATCGACGAGAATATCAAGGTGAAGTTCACCCATACCCGAAATGATCGTCTGGCCCGATTCTTCGTCGGTCTTAACGCGGAACGATGGATCTTCAGCTGCCAGGCGGTTCAGGGCGAGGCCCATCTTTTCCTGGTCGGCCTTGGACTTTGGCTCGACGGAGATGTCGATAACCGGATCCGGGAAGATCATACGTTCAAGGATAACCTGTGCGTTCGCTGGGGTCAGGGTATCACCAGTGGTGGTGTCCTTGAGACCAACGATAGCAACGATATCGCCTGCGTAAGCTTCAGTGATCTGCTCGCGGCTGTTTGCGTGCATCTGGAACATGCGGCCAACGCGTTCGCGCTTGCCCTTCACGGTGTTTTCCAGCTGAATGCCAGCTTCGAGGTGACCCGAGTAGATGCGGCAGAAAGTCAGCGAACCCATGTGTGGGTCGTTGGCGATCTTGAACGCCAGCATGGAGAGCGGCTCGTTGTCGTCAGCGTGACGTTCGATTGGCTCTTCAGTCTTCGCGTCGATACCCTGGATAGCAGGAACGTCGGTCGGAGCTGGCAGGAAGTCGATAACGCCATCGAGGAGCGGCTGAACGCCCTTATTCTTGAAGGCAGAGCCAGCAAAAACGAGGAAGAACTTCGCATCAATAACGCCACGGCGAAGCAGACGACGGATGGTATCGTTGTCCGGTGTTTCACCGTTCAGATACGCTTCCATTGCTGCATCGTCCATTTCGACGGCAGCTTCGATCAGCTTTTCGCGGTATTCGACAGCCTTGTCCTTCAGATCCGCTGGGATCTCAAGAACGTCCCAGGCAGCGCCGAGTTCTTCGTTCTGCCAGACGAGTGCCTTCATCTCGATGAGATCGACAACGCCCTTGAACTCGGTT includes the following:
- the fusA gene encoding elongation factor G; its protein translation is MARTTPINLYRNFGIMAHIDAGKTTTTERILYYTGKNHKMGETHDGASTMDWMEQEQERGITITSAATTTSWTSRDGVQHRFNIIDTPGHVDFTIEVERSLRVLDGAVALLDANAGVEPQTETVWRQADKYNVPRLIFVNKMDKIGADFYRCLEMIGSRLGAKGVAAQLPIGAETEFKGVVDLIEMKALVWQNEELGAAWDVLEIPADLKDKAVEYREKLIEAAVEMDDAAMEAYLNGETPDNDTIRRLLRRGVIDAKFFLVFAGSAFKNKGVQPLLDGVIDFLPAPTDVPAIQGIDAKTEEPIERHADDNEPLSMLAFKIANDPHMGSLTFCRIYSGHLEAGIQLENTVKGKRERVGRMFQMHANSREQITEAYAGDIVAIVGLKDTTTGDTLTPANAQVILERMIFPDPVIDISVEPKSKADQEKMGLALNRLAAEDPSFRVKTDEESGQTIISGMGELHLDILVDRMKREFKVEANIGQPQVAYRETITRKSDKDYSHKKQSGGSGQFARIKFTVEPGEVGKGFEFVNSIVGGAIPREYIPGVQKGMESVMGAGPLIGFPVVDVKVTLTDGAYHDVDSSVLAFEIAGRAGLREALREAGPKILEPIMKVEVVTPDDYMGDVIGDLNSRRGQIQGTESRGVVQVVNAFVPLANMFGYVNSLRSMSQGRAQYSMVFDHYEQVPQAVADEVQAKYA